One genomic segment of Streptomyces sp. RKND-216 includes these proteins:
- a CDS encoding glycosyltransferase family 2 protein — MRKLPIVVAIPTRNEAENITAAVRSVVDHFEAVVVVDSDSTDDTRALARAAGAEVVSYTWDGTYPKKKQWCLNHVRPGTDWMLFVDGDERVGPELLAELRRIFDVPPGMTVRPAAFDIPLGYWFAGRRLRYGYTIVKRALLDRTRARFPEPDDLRAPGMGEQEGHYQPLADPVVRLKGTIEHEDLDPVRTWFDRHNRYADWEAWLEHHPEVREQIRKAKTRQGQLFHRAPFKPLVSFGYAYLLKRGFLDGRAGLDYALAMSFYRWQIGLKTREYGWLADRPDAPR; from the coding sequence GTGCGCAAGCTGCCCATCGTCGTCGCGATACCCACCCGGAACGAGGCGGAGAACATCACGGCGGCCGTCCGGTCCGTCGTGGACCACTTCGAGGCCGTCGTCGTGGTCGACTCGGACAGCACCGACGACACCCGCGCCCTCGCCAGGGCGGCGGGGGCGGAGGTCGTCTCCTACACCTGGGACGGGACGTACCCGAAGAAGAAGCAGTGGTGCCTGAACCACGTCCGTCCCGGGACCGACTGGATGCTGTTCGTCGACGGTGACGAGAGAGTCGGGCCCGAACTGCTCGCCGAGCTGCGGCGGATCTTCGACGTCCCGCCGGGCATGACGGTGCGTCCGGCCGCGTTCGACATCCCGCTGGGCTATTGGTTCGCGGGGCGGCGGCTGCGGTACGGCTACACCATCGTCAAGCGCGCCCTGCTGGACCGCACGCGGGCCCGCTTCCCGGAGCCGGACGACCTCCGGGCGCCCGGCATGGGCGAACAGGAGGGCCACTACCAGCCGTTGGCCGACCCGGTGGTGCGGCTGAAGGGCACCATCGAGCACGAGGACCTGGACCCGGTGCGCACCTGGTTCGACCGGCACAACCGGTACGCCGACTGGGAGGCCTGGCTGGAACACCACCCCGAGGTGCGGGAGCAGATCCGGAAGGCAAAGACCCGGCAGGGTCAGCTGTTCCACCGGGCGCCGTTCAAGCCGCTGGTCTCGTTCGGCTACGCCTACCTGCTCAAGCGCGGCTTCCTGGACGGCCGGGCCGGCCTGGACTACGCGCTGGCCATGAGCTTCTACCGGTGGCAGATCGGGCTCAAGACCCGCGAGTACGGGTGGCTCGCAGACCGCCCGGACGCGCCGCGATGA
- a CDS encoding glycosyltransferase: MRVLHVVTLHTPTHDFGGPTRVALNLSRGLRARGVQAAMVALGDGFDGEMPREVDGVPARLYQARHVLPRFEVSGITSPSLLADARRLVRSADVVHVHLMRDLVTLPYALAALQCGRPLVLQTHGMIDPTEKRAAQLVDVLGLRRVLKKADAVLHLTEQERRDTAAVVAPESMAPAYRLVNGVEPQQRRPERGGRPPTVLYLARVQERKRPQDFVSAIPTVLAKYPDTRFVLAGPDTGAMADDMLALAGSLGVGHALEYVGPLDHDAVMARLRASDVYVLPAIVEPFAVSVLEAMSVGLPVVVTRTGGLSPDVGAAGAGRLVDSRPDADNGERVGQAVLELLDPAANAEASAAAHRLIGDSFTLEGVVDTLQEIYERVIAARPGGLRATRTRGS, from the coding sequence TTGCGGGTTCTGCATGTCGTCACGCTGCACACACCCACGCACGACTTCGGCGGTCCGACGCGGGTGGCGCTCAACCTGTCCCGGGGGCTGCGCGCCCGTGGGGTGCAGGCGGCGATGGTCGCGCTGGGGGACGGGTTCGACGGTGAGATGCCGCGTGAGGTGGACGGTGTGCCGGCGCGGCTGTACCAGGCGCGGCACGTGCTGCCGCGTTTCGAGGTCAGCGGGATCACCTCGCCGTCCCTGTTGGCCGACGCCCGCCGCCTGGTCCGCTCCGCGGACGTGGTGCACGTTCATCTGATGCGGGACCTGGTCACGCTGCCCTACGCGCTGGCGGCGCTGCAGTGCGGCCGTCCGCTGGTCCTCCAGACGCACGGGATGATCGACCCGACCGAGAAGCGCGCGGCGCAGCTGGTCGACGTGCTCGGGCTGCGCAGGGTTCTGAAGAAGGCCGACGCCGTGCTCCACCTGACGGAGCAGGAGCGCCGGGACACCGCCGCCGTCGTGGCGCCCGAGTCGATGGCGCCCGCGTACCGGCTGGTGAACGGCGTCGAACCGCAGCAGCGCCGGCCGGAGCGGGGCGGGCGGCCGCCCACCGTCCTCTACCTCGCCCGGGTGCAGGAGCGGAAGCGGCCGCAGGACTTCGTCTCCGCGATCCCCACCGTGCTGGCCAAGTACCCCGACACGCGTTTCGTGCTGGCGGGCCCCGACACCGGCGCGATGGCCGACGACATGCTCGCGCTGGCCGGGTCGCTCGGTGTCGGCCACGCGCTGGAGTACGTGGGGCCGCTGGACCACGACGCCGTCATGGCCCGGTTGCGCGCGTCGGACGTGTACGTGCTGCCCGCGATCGTGGAACCGTTCGCGGTGTCGGTGCTGGAGGCGATGTCGGTGGGGCTGCCCGTGGTCGTCACCCGCACCGGAGGGCTCTCCCCGGACGTCGGCGCGGCCGGCGCCGGACGGCTGGTCGACAGCCGTCCCGACGCGGACAACGGCGAGCGCGTCGGCCAGGCGGTGCTGGAGCTCCTGGATCCCGCCGCCAACGCCGAGGCGTCGGCGGCGGCCCACCGGCTGATCGGGGACAGCTTCACCCTCGAAGGTGTCGTGGACACCCTCCAGGAGATCTACGAGCGGGTCATCGCGGCGCGTCCGGGCGGTCTGCGAGCCACCCGTACTCGCGGGTCTTGA